In Providencia zhijiangensis, a single window of DNA contains:
- the minD gene encoding septum site-determining protein MinD, protein MARIIVVTSGKGGVGKTTSSAAIATGLAQKGKKTVVIDFDIGLRNLDLIMGCERRVVYDFVNVIQGDATLNQALIKDKRTENLYILPASQTRDKDALTREGVEKILDELSNEMAFDFIICDSPAGIESGALMALYFADEAIITTNPEVSSVRDSDRILGILSSKSRRAEKGQDPIKERLLLTRYNPGRVTRGDMLSMEDVLEILCIPLVGVIPEDQSVLRSSNQGEPVILDSDSEAGQAYSDCVERILGEDRPMRFIEEEKKGFLKRLFGG, encoded by the coding sequence ATGGCACGCATAATTGTTGTTACTTCAGGTAAAGGTGGCGTTGGTAAAACCACTTCAAGCGCGGCCATAGCTACCGGCCTAGCTCAAAAAGGGAAGAAAACCGTAGTTATCGATTTCGATATCGGTCTGCGTAACCTTGACCTAATCATGGGGTGTGAACGTCGAGTAGTCTATGACTTCGTTAACGTTATCCAAGGTGATGCAACTCTTAATCAGGCGTTAATCAAAGATAAACGAACTGAAAACCTTTATATTCTTCCTGCATCACAAACTCGTGATAAAGACGCTCTGACTCGTGAAGGTGTTGAGAAAATTCTGGATGAACTCAGCAACGAAATGGCGTTTGACTTTATTATCTGTGACTCTCCTGCCGGTATTGAAAGTGGTGCATTAATGGCGCTTTATTTTGCTGATGAAGCCATTATCACAACTAACCCAGAAGTCTCTTCTGTTCGTGACTCAGACCGTATTTTAGGGATTTTATCCTCTAAATCACGCCGCGCAGAAAAAGGTCAAGACCCAATTAAAGAACGTTTATTGTTAACTCGCTATAACCCAGGTCGAGTGACTCGTGGTGATATGCTGAGTATGGAAGACGTTTTGGAAATTCTGTGCATTCCATTAGTGGGTGTGATCCCAGAAGATCAGTCTGTTTTACGTTCATCTAACCAAGGTGAACCTGTCATTCTGGACTCTGACTCTGAAGCAGGACAAGCATATAGCGACTGTGTAGAACGTATTTTAGGTGAAGATCGCCCTATGCGTTTCATTGAAGAAGAGAAAAAAGGCTTCTTAAAGCGTCTATTTGGGGGATAA
- a CDS encoding TonB-dependent receptor domain-containing protein: MKVTAVVAMQIATGLTMGVISLSSYANSREQVGNIQVKDQTDTIKMRDQKGADDQYDKDESNIYISKEAAERYKGTNPADILNHGVGVYSGDARNSGALDPNVRGIQGQGRVPVTVDGTEQAITVWRGYNGANNRNYVDPNMISSITVVKSPMLDRDIRTSIGGGVAVKTLSIDDIVPSDERFAVDLKLETRTNSTKPRINQLHLGSDYRDNPILMDSLLNHYDDSLSLVMFRDPETTVEPDQPGSSNFFNLKDSAMRVALGLRQDKFNLLFAYSHRNQGNYFAGRHGANYFREPIIPRDSKYSEKTLDPNIPFVANVYLPTKEVGNTSSNIETFLQKMNMQLSESQSVSLGYVHTKSHYGEIMPSQIRFHDLAGEIPQWPLANLSLGSFYANYGFKPSDQPFIDFQLSYWLTKMDLNSNTAGASPRQAMEFDWSTDMAYRNPYVNGKLVDGIKLSQLNDRQGISVSNKTQLLPSFDVIFMGNFTNEKIYSHDDIFDPNAEVPKYNVFRAIPREGKRQEYSGAIRLDWRPTDWLNVNAGIQYQNYWSRDLLRERRLKVKDERFAVHQIETAMNFEYSRPLTEEEARKVREYVDSQGRTFDGYNKIGLWPDSSIGTSKIEWFVAEALSLPKYSLKTAEHYSTIHEEYEGFRITGFDYIKWRVDEDGKLTTENNPFYNGEIDLSEEVIDPISQKKVKAIIAYRSPNKEWDYISVSENEKYKNPGKRINSAWSPSLGGSIYLSENDRVFARYAETVRMPSIFEDTIGFSGAGDSAIRTRPFKPERSHTFEIGYVRNLQSWLKAEKAADFRINYYHNIIDNAFDRDGKLVFAQMDQHRTAGLEVLARYDNGRFFGDLGVDFRLKNEVCDDASMARLDPLNKYKGSICTEGGFPHGYLRTQLQPKYSIHTNLGMRFFNESLEVGGRVRYHAKTENKDEAQMASKFGPSYSPLNNNPMSWNAVFVTDAYVTYQVNKNLLVELLASNVLNEYYIDPLTRSMMPAPGRSLRLSVTSHF, translated from the coding sequence ATGAAAGTAACAGCGGTGGTGGCAATGCAAATTGCCACAGGGTTAACTATGGGTGTCATTTCACTTTCGTCTTATGCCAACTCAAGGGAACAGGTGGGCAATATACAAGTAAAAGACCAGACTGATACGATTAAAATGCGGGATCAAAAAGGTGCGGATGACCAATATGACAAAGACGAATCAAATATCTATATCAGCAAAGAAGCGGCCGAACGATATAAAGGCACCAACCCCGCCGATATATTGAACCACGGTGTCGGTGTTTATAGCGGAGATGCGCGTAATAGTGGGGCGTTAGACCCAAATGTGCGAGGTATTCAAGGTCAAGGACGCGTCCCTGTTACGGTGGACGGTACGGAGCAAGCCATCACAGTGTGGCGTGGCTACAATGGGGCTAATAACCGAAACTATGTTGACCCCAATATGATCAGCAGTATTACCGTAGTAAAAAGCCCGATGTTAGATCGTGATATTCGTACCTCTATTGGTGGTGGCGTGGCAGTAAAAACCCTCAGTATTGATGATATTGTCCCATCAGATGAACGTTTTGCTGTCGATCTTAAGCTGGAAACACGCACTAATTCGACAAAGCCTCGAATCAATCAATTACATCTTGGAAGTGATTATCGAGATAACCCCATACTCATGGATAGTTTACTTAATCACTATGATGACTCTCTGTCTTTAGTGATGTTCCGTGACCCAGAAACAACGGTAGAACCAGATCAACCAGGAAGTTCCAATTTCTTTAATTTAAAAGACAGCGCGATGCGAGTGGCACTGGGGTTACGGCAAGATAAATTTAACCTGCTATTTGCCTATAGCCATCGAAACCAAGGTAACTACTTTGCAGGGCGTCATGGTGCGAACTATTTCCGAGAACCAATTATTCCTCGAGATAGTAAATACTCAGAAAAAACGTTAGATCCTAATATTCCTTTTGTTGCGAATGTTTACTTGCCAACTAAAGAAGTAGGTAATACTTCCAGTAATATCGAAACTTTTCTACAAAAAATGAATATGCAGCTCTCTGAATCACAGAGTGTCTCCCTCGGTTATGTGCATACCAAAAGCCATTATGGGGAAATTATGCCCTCGCAAATTCGTTTTCATGATTTGGCAGGGGAAATTCCCCAATGGCCGTTGGCAAATCTTAGTTTAGGCTCTTTTTATGCCAACTATGGATTTAAACCTAGCGACCAGCCGTTTATTGATTTTCAGTTAAGTTATTGGCTAACAAAAATGGATTTAAATTCAAACACTGCGGGTGCTTCACCTAGGCAGGCGATGGAGTTTGATTGGTCTACAGATATGGCCTATCGAAATCCGTATGTAAATGGAAAGCTAGTGGATGGTATAAAACTGAGTCAACTCAATGATAGGCAAGGTATTTCGGTATCTAATAAGACCCAATTACTGCCTAGCTTTGATGTGATTTTCATGGGTAACTTCACGAATGAGAAGATTTACAGCCATGATGATATCTTTGATCCTAATGCAGAAGTGCCTAAATATAACGTATTTCGAGCAATTCCGCGTGAAGGAAAGCGCCAAGAGTACAGTGGAGCAATTAGGTTGGATTGGCGGCCCACGGATTGGCTAAATGTGAATGCAGGTATTCAGTATCAAAATTATTGGTCGCGAGATTTATTAAGAGAACGCCGATTAAAAGTAAAAGATGAGCGCTTTGCTGTGCATCAAATTGAGACAGCCATGAACTTTGAATACTCTCGACCGTTAACGGAAGAGGAAGCGCGTAAAGTGAGAGAATATGTGGATAGTCAAGGGCGTACTTTTGATGGTTACAATAAGATAGGTCTCTGGCCGGACAGTAGCATTGGTACATCTAAAATTGAATGGTTTGTCGCAGAAGCGTTATCACTCCCTAAGTATTCCCTAAAAACAGCGGAGCACTATTCTACAATCCATGAAGAGTATGAGGGATTCCGTATTACCGGATTCGACTATATCAAATGGCGAGTGGATGAAGATGGCAAACTCACTACAGAGAATAACCCATTTTATAACGGGGAAATTGACCTCTCAGAAGAGGTGATTGACCCGATTAGCCAGAAAAAAGTGAAAGCAATCATAGCCTATCGTTCTCCAAATAAAGAGTGGGACTATATTTCAGTTAGTGAGAACGAAAAGTATAAAAATCCGGGTAAACGTATTAATTCCGCGTGGAGCCCATCACTGGGAGGATCAATTTACCTTTCAGAAAATGATCGCGTTTTTGCCCGTTATGCCGAAACCGTTAGAATGCCGAGTATTTTTGAAGATACCATTGGGTTCTCTGGTGCAGGTGATAGCGCCATAAGAACGCGCCCCTTTAAGCCAGAACGCAGCCATACCTTTGAAATCGGTTATGTGCGCAATTTGCAAAGTTGGTTGAAAGCAGAAAAAGCCGCCGATTTTAGAATCAACTATTACCATAATATTATCGATAATGCGTTTGATCGTGATGGCAAGTTGGTTTTTGCTCAAATGGATCAGCACCGAACTGCCGGATTAGAAGTGTTAGCTCGCTATGATAATGGGCGTTTCTTTGGGGATTTAGGGGTAGACTTCCGGCTGAAAAATGAAGTCTGTGATGATGCTTCGATGGCTCGTTTAGACCCGCTGAACAAGTATAAAGGGTCAATATGTACTGAAGGCGGTTTTCCACACGGTTACCTCCGAACTCAGTTACAACCTAAATACAGTATTCATACTAACCTCGGTATGCGCTTCTTTAATGAAAGTTTGGAAGTTGGCGGGCGTGTGCGGTATCACGCCAAGACAGAGAATAAAGATGAAGCACAGATGGCGAGCAAGTTTGGTCCTTCTTATTCACCTTTAAACAATAACCCGATGAGTTGGAATGCGGTATTTGTCACGGATGCTTATGTTACCTACCAAGTGAATAAAAACCTGTTAGTGGAGTTGTTAGCTTCTAACGTATTAAACGAATATTACATTGACCCATTGACGCGTAGCATGATGCCTGCGCCGGGAAGATCTCTTCGTTTAAGTGTGACTAGTCACTTCTAA
- the fadD gene encoding long-chain-fatty-acid--CoA ligase FadD — protein sequence MEKIWLKNYPADVPEEISPDDFASLAELLENAVSQYADQPAFINMGAVMTYRKLEERSRAFAAYLQNGLGLKKGDRVALMMPNLLQYPIALFGILRAGMVAVNVNPLYTPRELEHQLNDSGTTAIVIVSNFAHTLEKIVFNTKVKHVILTRLGDQLPRPKATIVDFVVKYVKRLVPKYNLPDAISFRRAMHQGYRMQYIKPNIIGEDLAFLQYTGGTTGVAKGAMLTHRNMLANIAQAKAAYGPVLHFGHEYVVTALPLYHVFALTVNCLLFISVGGVNLLITNPRDVPDTVKQLSRYPFTSITGVNTLFNAWLQNPEFQKLDFSRLRLSVGGGMPVHKAVAQKWQALTGRHLLEGYGLTECSPLVSGNPYNLTAYSGSIGIPVPSTDVKFLDDDGHEVPHGTPGEMWVKGPQVMKGYWNRPDATSEAIVDGWLATGDIAEIDDEGYIRIVDRKKDMIIVSGFNVYPNEIEDVISMHPDVIECAAIGVPSESTGEAVKVFVVTKNSALTAADLKTFCRRSLTAYKVPKIFEFRDELPKSNVGKILRKELRAEEQQSREKSPS from the coding sequence TTGGAAAAAATCTGGCTAAAAAACTATCCTGCTGATGTACCTGAAGAAATAAGTCCTGATGACTTCGCGTCATTAGCAGAGTTACTTGAAAATGCCGTTTCTCAATATGCGGATCAGCCAGCGTTCATTAATATGGGCGCCGTAATGACCTACCGTAAACTTGAAGAGAGAAGCCGCGCATTTGCCGCCTACTTACAAAATGGACTGGGTCTTAAAAAAGGTGACCGAGTTGCTTTAATGATGCCAAACTTGCTGCAGTATCCTATAGCGCTGTTTGGGATTTTGCGTGCGGGTATGGTGGCGGTTAATGTTAACCCTCTGTATACCCCGCGAGAGTTAGAGCATCAGTTAAATGATAGCGGGACGACAGCGATTGTCATCGTTTCTAACTTTGCGCATACATTAGAAAAAATCGTTTTTAATACCAAAGTTAAACACGTTATTTTGACCCGCTTAGGGGATCAGCTACCGCGCCCGAAAGCCACAATTGTGGATTTTGTGGTGAAATATGTAAAACGGTTAGTTCCAAAATACAACTTGCCGGATGCTATTTCATTTCGTCGTGCTATGCATCAAGGTTATCGAATGCAATATATCAAGCCGAATATTATTGGCGAAGATTTAGCATTCTTACAATATACCGGTGGCACGACAGGGGTAGCCAAAGGTGCAATGTTAACGCATCGCAATATGTTAGCGAATATAGCCCAAGCCAAAGCCGCTTATGGTCCTGTGTTACATTTTGGTCATGAATATGTGGTAACGGCACTGCCTCTTTATCACGTCTTTGCGCTGACCGTAAACTGCTTATTGTTTATTAGTGTGGGTGGTGTGAATCTACTTATCACCAACCCGCGAGATGTGCCAGATACGGTGAAGCAATTATCCCGTTATCCATTTACATCGATCACGGGTGTTAACACGCTCTTTAATGCATGGCTGCAAAACCCGGAATTTCAGAAGCTTGATTTTTCCCGTTTAAGACTGTCTGTTGGAGGCGGAATGCCTGTCCATAAAGCGGTTGCTCAGAAGTGGCAAGCGCTGACTGGGCGGCATTTACTCGAAGGTTATGGCTTAACAGAATGTTCCCCATTAGTTTCTGGTAACCCATATAATTTAACGGCTTATAGTGGTAGTATCGGGATACCTGTTCCATCAACAGATGTGAAGTTTTTAGATGATGATGGGCATGAAGTTCCTCATGGTACTCCTGGGGAAATGTGGGTAAAAGGCCCGCAGGTGATGAAAGGGTATTGGAATCGCCCTGATGCGACCAGTGAAGCTATCGTTGATGGTTGGTTAGCCACTGGTGATATCGCCGAAATAGATGACGAAGGCTATATTCGTATTGTTGATCGCAAAAAAGATATGATTATTGTCTCTGGATTTAATGTCTACCCGAATGAAATTGAAGATGTTATTTCCATGCATCCTGATGTTATCGAATGTGCTGCAATTGGGGTGCCAAGCGAAAGTACTGGGGAAGCGGTGAAGGTTTTTGTGGTCACCAAAAATTCAGCTCTGACCGCTGCAGATCTAAAAACATTTTGCCGTCGTTCATTAACGGCTTATAAAGTCCCGAAAATTTTTGAGTTTCGTGATGAGCTGCCGAAATCTAACGTAGGAAAAATTCTACGAAAAGAATTACGAGCCGAAGAGCAGCAATCACGAGAAAAATCACCGTCATAG
- a CDS encoding surface lipoprotein assembly modifier: MEEEKGRRMKKIISKIEVLILLLFSVNSFSEQNYRQQQYGQQQYEQIIGFLTEINNARNNSPIIISLKINKTVDDLGFILYDLVNRQQFQKIDEILPDYLNDENHDKGMVDYISAERAYFNGDYPLALKFYLKIVNGNPNSVFAEMKLAHVYIKNSYYREALTLYKKIKNKYRINLSEDRIKQIDNEITALENRANWQGNFNADVKYDTNYTEAHGNKEQQCNSTWCMQGSEIKSGLVYGFSGNTNKLLWQYRGHSLSASMGGHVWEYPHRSVKRRFTSYSSVNYQYLYGNKKVTFSPIVDMNWRGHLFDHYSVGASVTGAHSPSNKLYLLSNLTYKNQTFFGKRVSRSGYDINYSITAIYSVNPQWSLFSNLYGGKNIEKYKSDSYQFSGLTVGSINVVGMNELVNKLTSSNHDFFDFDSALNTKRSDESWELNSQITLLGHTFLSLTPTLYVNYKFNDSSAKISYSYNKSEVGLNLSKTF, translated from the coding sequence ATGGAAGAAGAAAAAGGAAGACGGATGAAAAAAATAATCAGCAAGATTGAGGTATTAATTCTATTATTGTTCTCTGTAAATTCATTTTCTGAGCAAAATTATAGGCAACAACAATATGGACAACAACAATATGAACAAATAATCGGATTTTTAACTGAAATAAATAACGCAAGAAATAACTCACCCATTATAATTTCACTTAAAATAAATAAAACTGTCGACGACCTTGGTTTTATTCTTTATGATTTAGTCAATCGGCAGCAATTCCAAAAAATCGATGAAATATTACCTGACTATCTAAATGATGAAAATCACGATAAAGGGATGGTGGATTATATTTCAGCTGAAAGAGCTTATTTTAATGGTGATTATCCATTAGCGCTAAAGTTTTATTTAAAAATAGTTAATGGAAACCCTAACTCAGTGTTTGCTGAAATGAAATTGGCACATGTGTATATAAAAAACAGCTATTATCGGGAAGCATTAACGTTATACAAGAAAATAAAAAACAAATATAGAATAAACTTATCTGAAGACCGAATTAAGCAGATAGACAATGAAATTACAGCATTAGAAAATCGAGCTAATTGGCAGGGGAATTTCAATGCGGATGTAAAGTATGACACAAACTATACCGAGGCTCACGGTAACAAGGAGCAGCAATGTAATTCGACGTGGTGCATGCAAGGTAGTGAAATCAAATCCGGTTTAGTGTACGGGTTTTCAGGGAATACCAATAAACTTCTTTGGCAATATCGAGGGCACTCTCTGTCAGCCAGCATGGGCGGACATGTATGGGAATATCCACATCGCTCAGTAAAAAGACGTTTTACAAGTTACTCATCAGTAAACTATCAGTACCTTTATGGAAATAAAAAGGTCACATTTTCACCGATTGTAGATATGAATTGGCGAGGGCATTTATTTGATCATTACAGTGTCGGGGCGAGCGTTACCGGAGCACATTCTCCCAGCAATAAGCTTTATTTGCTATCCAATCTAACGTATAAAAATCAAACTTTCTTTGGGAAACGAGTATCGCGATCAGGTTATGATATTAATTATAGTATAACGGCAATTTATTCGGTTAATCCGCAATGGAGTTTATTCTCAAATTTATATGGTGGTAAAAATATTGAGAAATATAAAAGTGATAGCTACCAATTTTCAGGGTTAACTGTTGGGTCAATTAATGTCGTTGGCATGAATGAATTAGTCAATAAATTAACAAGCAGTAATCATGATTTTTTTGATTTTGATAGTGCACTTAATACAAAACGTAGCGATGAGTCTTGGGAGTTAAATAGTCAAATAACGCTATTAGGTCACACATTTTTATCATTAACACCAACACTCTATGTTAATTATAAATTTAATGATAGCAGTGCAAAAATAAGCTATTCCTATAATAAAAGCGAAGTGGGTTTAAATTTAAGTAAAACGTTTTAG
- a CDS encoding Slam-dependent surface lipoprotein, translating to MNKSTKVTLIAMLVGVSTCASAVTESAQSQTYETERSDVTVGVTQSVIGPHGGEVGSPGIGYRHKADGKRISFSGLTRMIMFPKEGNVYVLPRTQHGNIDMGKFQFSKIADAEVYYGDWSQTGAEDDAKHTAFFSGQDATTAVPTEGKATYTIAGINQYDGQKKLSGVFEADFGDKGYTGSLQGEDLKIALEGKIQDAGSFSGSAIANDTVSGMNYGRFFGENAEHVAGVAVFNSDHQYDTAFGGSQTEE from the coding sequence ATGAATAAAAGTACTAAAGTTACATTAATTGCTATGTTGGTGGGTGTTTCTACTTGTGCGAGTGCGGTAACGGAATCTGCACAGAGCCAAACGTATGAAACGGAAAGATCGGATGTAACGGTAGGAGTAACGCAATCAGTTATAGGTCCACATGGTGGTGAAGTTGGTTCACCGGGTATTGGTTATCGTCATAAAGCTGATGGGAAAAGAATCTCCTTTTCAGGATTAACAAGAATGATTATGTTCCCAAAAGAGGGCAACGTCTATGTTCTTCCTAGAACTCAGCACGGCAATATCGATATGGGAAAATTTCAGTTTTCTAAAATTGCCGATGCTGAAGTTTATTATGGGGATTGGTCACAAACTGGAGCAGAAGACGATGCTAAGCACACTGCATTCTTCTCTGGCCAAGATGCGACAACAGCAGTACCAACCGAAGGTAAAGCCACTTACACCATTGCGGGAATTAACCAATATGATGGTCAGAAAAAGCTCTCTGGTGTATTTGAAGCGGACTTTGGTGATAAGGGTTATACCGGTTCATTACAGGGCGAAGATCTAAAAATTGCACTTGAAGGTAAAATTCAAGATGCAGGTTCATTCTCTGGTTCGGCGATTGCCAATGACACCGTATCGGGTATGAACTATGGTCGCTTCTTCGGTGAGAATGCAGAGCATGTGGCGGGTGTCGCGGTGTTTAACAGTGACCATCAATATGATACCGCCTTTGGTGGTAGCCAAACCGAAGAGTAA
- a CDS encoding Slp family lipoprotein yields the protein MKIQFSYRSAMKTLLLAGILALAGCVSIPQSIKGSVPNPADNLKSVQNAPEMYIGQEARFGGKVLSVFNEPKRTRIEIAVMTLNKYDAAPELNSPSLGRIYAYINGFVEPNDFKNRYVTVVGNITGEQAGKIGEVPYQYVTMNVTGFQRWSIAQSVMMPPPAGPWGYGYYGSPYYYNHPWGWGYGYPVGPAQVQTYLTED from the coding sequence ATGAAAATTCAATTTAGCTACCGCTCAGCAATGAAAACGCTATTACTTGCGGGCATATTAGCGCTAGCAGGTTGTGTATCAATCCCTCAGTCTATTAAGGGGTCAGTACCTAATCCTGCAGATAATCTTAAGTCGGTGCAAAATGCGCCGGAGATGTATATTGGTCAAGAAGCGCGCTTTGGCGGTAAAGTGTTATCTGTCTTTAATGAGCCGAAGAGAACGCGGATTGAAATAGCCGTTATGACGTTAAATAAATATGACGCTGCACCTGAATTAAACTCTCCGTCGCTTGGTCGTATTTACGCGTATATCAATGGGTTTGTTGAGCCAAACGATTTTAAAAACCGCTATGTCACTGTTGTGGGTAACATAACTGGAGAACAAGCGGGGAAAATCGGAGAGGTACCTTATCAGTATGTGACAATGAATGTCACTGGCTTCCAGCGTTGGAGTATTGCACAAAGTGTGATGATGCCACCGCCGGCAGGTCCATGGGGTTATGGGTATTATGGTTCCCCATATTACTATAATCATCCTTGGGGATGGGGCTATGGATACCCTGTGGGGCCTGCCCAAGTGCAGACGTATTTAACGGAAGATTAA
- a CDS encoding energy transducer TonB, with translation MNYFRIYYGLPLSGLLHGTIIYFCFFAFNSLSFKMTAPLISPVVTVALTQFLVEQQVSIPQESQSVTGGELNAIEEFEYANIKVSKQRSHQDNASNTVAEKTPKEVKSEKRNPVKNKAKPEEKAKKESLRDDLQTQRAKEGENTANSLAAGQQGSLSHFSDGENSINVKQRYLDQIKREIDSHKQYPRRARKMRMQGDIQVQFDVTEKGELVNAKVVDSEMSQFFEQAILDAIRRSKLLGKPPENMNRKMTLEINFRLD, from the coding sequence ATGAATTATTTTCGAATTTATTATGGATTGCCGCTTTCTGGCTTATTACACGGCACGATTATTTATTTCTGTTTTTTTGCATTCAATTCATTGTCATTCAAAATGACAGCGCCGTTAATTTCGCCTGTGGTGACCGTCGCGTTAACCCAGTTTTTAGTTGAGCAACAAGTGAGCATCCCCCAAGAAAGCCAATCGGTAACTGGCGGTGAACTCAATGCCATTGAGGAGTTTGAGTACGCCAATATCAAGGTCAGCAAGCAGCGTAGCCATCAAGATAATGCCTCAAATACCGTTGCTGAAAAAACACCCAAAGAAGTGAAATCTGAAAAGCGTAATCCTGTAAAAAATAAAGCTAAGCCGGAAGAAAAAGCCAAGAAAGAAAGCCTTCGGGATGATTTACAAACCCAAAGAGCAAAAGAAGGCGAAAACACAGCAAACTCTTTAGCAGCAGGGCAGCAAGGTTCCCTCTCTCATTTTTCTGATGGTGAAAATAGCATCAATGTCAAGCAACGTTATTTAGACCAGATCAAACGGGAAATTGATAGCCATAAACAGTACCCGCGACGAGCCCGCAAAATGCGTATGCAAGGGGATATTCAAGTTCAGTTTGATGTCACAGAGAAGGGGGAGTTGGTCAATGCGAAAGTGGTGGATTCAGAAATGAGCCAATTTTTCGAACAAGCGATATTGGATGCAATTAGGCGTAGCAAGCTACTCGGCAAGCCACCTGAAAACATGAATAGAAAAATGACATTAGAAATTAACTTCAGATTAGACTAG
- the minE gene encoding cell division topological specificity factor MinE produces the protein MALLDFFLSRKKTTANIAKERLQIIVAERRRGDSEPAYLADMKRDILQVICKYVQVDPEMLSVQFEQKDDDISVLELNVTLPEAEEGKDVKEAKPAEQ, from the coding sequence ATGGCTTTATTGGATTTCTTTCTGTCGAGAAAAAAGACGACAGCAAATATCGCAAAAGAGCGACTGCAGATCATCGTTGCTGAACGTCGCCGCGGTGATAGTGAGCCAGCTTATCTTGCTGATATGAAGCGAGATATTTTGCAAGTTATTTGCAAGTATGTTCAAGTTGACCCAGAAATGTTATCCGTACAATTTGAACAAAAAGATGATGATATTTCTGTTCTCGAATTAAACGTCACCCTTCCTGAAGCGGAAGAAGGTAAAGACGTTAAAGAAGCAAAACCCGCAGAACAGTAA
- the rnd gene encoding ribonuclease D — protein MNYRLVTTDSELAQVCQEASDAPWLALDTEFVRTRTYYPQLGLLQLYDGKQVSLIDPLLMTDFSPFKALLTNPNQLKFLHAGSEDLEVFMHDFGCVPEPMIDTQIVAAFLGYPISCGFATLVAEHLGVELDKSESRTDWLARPLSLKQCDYATADVLYLLPLAKILMEKVTEAGYLADAQDECQRVVARRQKTVKPEKAYLNITNAWQLRDEQLACLQLLAAWRLDQAKARDMAINFVIKEENLWKVARYLPSSLGELDALGLSGQEIRCHGRRLLSIVEEAKKLDASQYPEPVANITEQSQYKSIFKEIKGVVKEIAENEKFNPELLASRRQINQLLAVHWGLKEKSCQPELLAGWRGRLLEAPLTQLLSQA, from the coding sequence TTGAATTACCGTTTAGTCACAACAGATAGCGAATTAGCCCAAGTCTGCCAAGAGGCCAGTGATGCGCCGTGGTTAGCATTAGATACTGAGTTTGTTCGCACACGAACCTATTACCCGCAACTGGGTTTATTGCAGTTGTATGATGGAAAACAGGTTTCACTGATTGATCCGCTATTAATGACGGATTTTAGCCCATTTAAGGCGCTGTTAACCAATCCAAACCAATTGAAGTTTTTACATGCAGGCAGCGAAGATTTAGAAGTGTTTATGCATGATTTTGGTTGTGTGCCAGAGCCGATGATAGATACTCAAATCGTCGCGGCATTTTTGGGTTATCCCATTTCTTGCGGCTTCGCTACGTTGGTGGCAGAGCATTTGGGTGTCGAGCTAGATAAAAGCGAATCTCGAACAGACTGGCTCGCGCGTCCTTTAAGTTTGAAGCAGTGTGATTATGCGACGGCGGATGTACTTTATTTACTGCCACTAGCCAAAATTTTGATGGAAAAAGTGACAGAAGCAGGTTATTTAGCTGATGCCCAAGACGAATGCCAGCGAGTGGTTGCGCGTCGTCAAAAAACAGTTAAACCTGAAAAAGCCTACTTAAATATCACCAATGCGTGGCAATTACGTGATGAACAACTTGCTTGCTTACAGCTGCTGGCAGCATGGCGTTTGGATCAAGCAAAAGCGCGGGATATGGCGATCAATTTCGTTATTAAAGAAGAAAACCTGTGGAAAGTCGCTCGTTATTTACCGAGCTCTTTAGGCGAACTGGATGCTCTCGGTTTATCTGGACAAGAAATTCGCTGCCATGGTCGCCGCTTGTTAAGTATTGTCGAAGAAGCGAAGAAACTGGACGCCAGCCAGTATCCAGAACCTGTTGCTAATATTACTGAGCAGAGCCAATACAAAAGCATTTTTAAAGAGATCAAAGGGGTGGTGAAAGAGATCGCCGAGAATGAAAAATTCAACCCAGAGTTATTAGCATCTCGTCGACAAATTAACCAGTTATTAGCGGTGCATTGGGGGCTAAAAGAGAAATCATGTCAGCCTGAACTGCTTGCTGGTTGGCGAGGTCGGTTACTAGAAGCGCCATTAACCCAATTACTTAGCCAAGCGTAA